Proteins co-encoded in one Prescottella sp. R16 genomic window:
- a CDS encoding PQQ-binding-like beta-propeller repeat protein — protein sequence MNREVRNLVVAAAVAAVTVTGAVVTVVQAGGDGTRKITGTVDAAPGLGWSLDAAAMYGQSFAEFRDPVTGSEYDWGNPGFVDAGDTLLSIVGVSNGGMSLQDPVMVGVDAASGDVRWRSPAEELGGCASAVLDGDLVCFTAPLADEPALVGFDVDTGEVTRTPTDWMVFAVATVDDRLYVAEGNIEDADVRLHAGSLAEPDAQWSRPFDVQGWWEDDLTHALDVTHGQGVVALGADLAGFDLDTGEPTWTSSLDGCSRAESTAGALVVTIHTECDGYRRVGTEVVDRAGRALVAVDGEVAQSPSFDDPVDATIPVLVGDGGRDRVTGELLWTSTDLVSTPREADEYNANTTFGTATAVVGDVAILQDGDTTTALDLRTGNRLWQREESDFGTVQGHDDRVLVTADHKAIRAFDLRTGEPVWETPFLAIDDDRDALGSNSMLATGGDGRYSYVSDRTMIGLRPLPR from the coding sequence GTGAACCGTGAGGTCCGCAATCTGGTGGTGGCCGCCGCCGTGGCCGCCGTCACCGTCACCGGTGCCGTCGTGACCGTCGTGCAGGCCGGCGGTGACGGCACCCGCAAGATCACCGGAACCGTCGATGCGGCACCGGGTCTGGGCTGGTCTCTCGACGCGGCCGCGATGTACGGGCAGTCGTTCGCCGAGTTCCGCGATCCGGTCACCGGAAGCGAATACGACTGGGGCAATCCGGGTTTCGTCGACGCCGGCGATACGCTGCTGTCGATCGTCGGGGTCTCGAACGGTGGTATGAGCCTGCAGGATCCCGTGATGGTCGGGGTCGACGCGGCGAGCGGTGACGTGCGCTGGCGCAGTCCCGCCGAGGAATTGGGCGGGTGCGCATCCGCCGTCCTCGACGGCGATCTCGTGTGCTTCACCGCACCACTGGCGGACGAACCCGCGCTCGTCGGCTTCGACGTCGACACCGGGGAGGTCACCCGAACCCCGACGGACTGGATGGTGTTCGCGGTGGCCACCGTCGACGATCGCCTGTACGTCGCCGAGGGCAACATCGAGGACGCCGACGTGCGCCTGCACGCCGGCTCCCTTGCCGAGCCGGATGCGCAGTGGTCGCGGCCATTCGACGTGCAGGGCTGGTGGGAGGACGATCTCACCCATGCCCTGGACGTCACGCACGGGCAGGGTGTCGTTGCGCTCGGTGCGGACCTCGCCGGGTTCGATCTCGACACCGGCGAGCCGACGTGGACGTCGTCGCTCGACGGCTGCTCGCGGGCAGAATCGACCGCTGGCGCCCTGGTGGTGACGATCCACACCGAGTGCGACGGCTACCGCCGTGTCGGTACCGAGGTGGTCGACCGGGCGGGGCGCGCGCTCGTCGCCGTGGACGGTGAAGTGGCACAGTCTCCGTCGTTCGACGATCCCGTAGACGCGACGATTCCCGTGCTCGTCGGCGACGGCGGACGCGATCGGGTGACCGGTGAACTGCTGTGGACGAGCACCGATCTGGTGTCCACGCCACGCGAGGCCGACGAGTACAACGCGAACACCACGTTCGGGACGGCCACCGCGGTCGTCGGTGACGTCGCGATCCTGCAGGACGGTGACACGACGACGGCCCTGGATCTGCGCACCGGGAACCGACTGTGGCAGCGAGAGGAAAGCGACTTCGGCACCGTGCAGGGGCACGACGATCGGGTGCTGGTGACGGCGGATCACAAGGCGATCCGGGCGTTCGACCTCCGGACCGGCGAACCCGTGTGGGAAACACCGTTTCTCGCGATCGACGACGATCGGGATGCACTCGGGTCCAACAGCATGCTCGCGACCGGTGGCGACGGACGCTACAGCTACGTCTCGGACCGCACGATGATCGGACTGCGTCCGCTCCCCCGGTGA
- a CDS encoding DNA-3-methyladenine glycosylase has product MTTTTRRLPFRPPFTSAPLLAALAAHTVAGLERHDPDTGTHTRIVPAPHGPAVVGIRFGTDHVHATIRPAHGDDVPHLESLLRWWLDLDADPDAVDAALSSDAVLAPHVSARPGLRVLGSVDGFETAVLTVLGQQVSLPAARTFGSRLVAAFGAPTGIDGFTSFPTPQQLSALDPSAIREAVGLTGARARTVHTLAEAAADGLPLGPDADPDEFRSRLLALPGIGPWTVDYLAVRVLGDRDAYPSGDLVLRRALGVTTPREAAAASEPWRPWRAYALFHLWTAQAYL; this is encoded by the coding sequence GTGACGACCACGACCCGGCGCCTGCCGTTCCGTCCGCCGTTCACATCGGCCCCACTGCTCGCCGCACTGGCGGCGCACACCGTGGCCGGCCTCGAACGGCACGACCCGGACACCGGGACGCACACCCGTATCGTGCCCGCCCCGCACGGGCCGGCCGTGGTGGGCATCCGGTTCGGCACCGACCACGTGCACGCGACGATCCGGCCCGCCCACGGCGACGACGTCCCGCACCTCGAATCGCTGCTCCGCTGGTGGCTCGACCTCGACGCCGACCCGGACGCCGTCGACGCGGCACTGTCGTCGGATGCCGTTCTCGCGCCGCACGTGTCCGCACGCCCGGGGCTGCGTGTCCTCGGCTCCGTCGACGGATTCGAGACCGCGGTGCTCACCGTCCTGGGGCAGCAGGTGTCGCTCCCGGCGGCCCGGACGTTCGGGTCGCGTCTCGTCGCGGCATTCGGTGCACCGACCGGGATCGACGGATTCACGAGCTTCCCGACACCACAGCAGCTTTCGGCCCTCGACCCGTCGGCGATCCGGGAGGCCGTCGGACTCACCGGGGCACGCGCCCGCACCGTCCACACGCTGGCGGAGGCGGCAGCGGACGGCCTGCCCCTCGGACCCGACGCCGACCCCGACGAGTTCCGGTCCCGGCTGCTCGCCCTGCCGGGCATCGGGCCGTGGACCGTCGACTACCTCGCGGTCCGCGTCCTCGGTGACCGCGACGCCTACCCCTCCGGCGACCTCGTGCTCCGCCGCGCTCTCGGCGTGACGACGCCACGCGAGGCCGCCGCGGCATCGGAGCCCTGGCGGCCGTGGCGGGCCTACGCCCTGTTCCATCTGTGGACGGCGCAGGCCTACCTGTGA
- a CDS encoding alpha-ketoglutarate-dependent dioxygenase AlkB, with amino-acid sequence MRALLPRPRRTVAPGAVHVPDWLDTDDQRRLVAACREWARGPIPMRATRLPTGRLMSVQSVGLGWHWAPYRYLRSVDGVRVPPVPDRLVQWGRRAVADAYEDPDAGAGYTPDAALINFYDATARMGMHRDQEERSTAPVVSLSIGDTCTFRFGNPDTRSRPYTDVELCSGDLFVFGGPSRFAYHGVPKVFPGTADPECGLASGRLNITLRVTGLEDS; translated from the coding sequence GTGAGAGCGCTCCTTCCGCGGCCGCGCCGGACGGTGGCACCGGGTGCGGTCCACGTCCCGGACTGGCTGGACACCGATGATCAGCGCCGGCTGGTCGCCGCGTGCCGGGAGTGGGCGCGCGGCCCGATCCCGATGCGGGCGACCCGGCTGCCCACCGGGCGGCTCATGTCGGTGCAGAGTGTGGGCCTCGGATGGCATTGGGCCCCGTACCGTTACCTCCGCAGCGTCGACGGGGTGCGGGTGCCACCGGTCCCGGACCGGTTGGTGCAGTGGGGGAGGCGGGCCGTCGCCGACGCCTACGAAGACCCGGACGCCGGGGCCGGCTATACACCCGACGCGGCCCTGATCAACTTCTACGACGCCACCGCCCGCATGGGCATGCACCGCGACCAGGAGGAGCGGTCCACCGCACCCGTCGTGTCGCTGAGCATCGGCGACACGTGCACGTTCCGGTTCGGCAACCCCGACACCCGCAGCCGGCCGTACACCGACGTCGAACTGTGCTCCGGTGATCTGTTCGTATTCGGTGGGCCGTCCCGGTTCGCGTACCACGGTGTGCCCAAAGTGTTTCCGGGAACAGCGGATCCGGAGTGCGGGCTGGCCTCCGGCCGGCTCAACATCACGCTGCGGGTGACCGGGCTCGAGGATTCGTGA
- a CDS encoding methylated-DNA--[protein]-cysteine S-methyltransferase translates to MNILPALPAPDVAAADLDRLHARLTATADRDGLLDIGYRSVDTPVGRLLLAATDIGLVRVAYPREDHDAVLADLAERISPRILAAPGRLDAAARQLDEYFTHRRTHFDVPLDLRLTRGFRRTVLTLLPDIGYGTTASYTEIAEAAGSPRAVRAVGTACATNPLPVFVPCHRVIRSDGTMSSYAGGVEVKRALLDLEAA, encoded by the coding sequence ATGAACATTCTGCCCGCCCTTCCCGCCCCGGACGTGGCCGCCGCAGACCTGGACCGCCTGCACGCCCGACTCACCGCCACCGCCGACCGCGACGGTCTCCTCGACATCGGCTACCGGTCCGTCGACACCCCCGTCGGGCGGCTGCTGCTCGCCGCCACCGATATCGGTCTGGTCCGGGTCGCGTATCCCCGCGAGGACCACGACGCCGTCCTCGCCGACCTCGCCGAGCGGATCAGCCCGCGCATCCTCGCCGCGCCGGGCCGCCTCGACGCCGCGGCCCGACAACTCGACGAATACTTCACCCACCGCCGCACCCACTTCGACGTGCCCCTCGACCTGCGGCTGACCCGCGGCTTCCGGCGCACGGTGCTGACCCTGCTGCCGGACATCGGCTACGGCACAACCGCCAGCTACACCGAGATCGCGGAGGCCGCCGGCAGCCCGCGCGCGGTACGGGCCGTCGGCACCGCGTGCGCCACCAACCCGCTGCCGGTGTTCGTGCCGTGCCACCGGGTGATCCGCAGCGACGGCACCATGAGCAGCTACGCCGGTGGCGTCGAGGTCAAACGGGCGCTGCTGGATCTGGAGGCGGCGTGA
- a CDS encoding RNA polymerase sigma factor, which yields MDCSDEPISRSGRRERLPDVGPIPFEKIVTEHGPVVLRVCRALLGPTSADADDAWSETFLAALRAYPDLPPGANVEAWLVTIAHRKAVDIHRVRARTPIPTDELPERPTVRDVPGTWNHELWDALADLPFTQRAAVVHHHLAGLPYAQVAEILGNSTDAARRAAADGIARLRRTYPTPDPEGAPR from the coding sequence ATGGACTGTTCTGACGAACCGATCTCACGTTCCGGCCGCCGCGAGCGTCTACCCGATGTGGGACCGATACCGTTCGAGAAGATCGTCACCGAGCACGGGCCGGTGGTGCTGCGGGTGTGCCGCGCGCTGCTGGGCCCCACCAGCGCCGACGCCGACGATGCCTGGTCCGAGACGTTCCTGGCGGCACTGAGGGCATACCCCGACCTGCCGCCCGGCGCGAACGTCGAAGCCTGGCTGGTGACCATCGCGCACCGCAAGGCCGTCGACATCCATCGGGTTCGCGCCCGCACCCCGATCCCGACGGACGAGTTGCCCGAACGACCGACCGTGCGGGACGTGCCCGGCACGTGGAACCACGAACTGTGGGACGCACTCGCCGACCTGCCGTTCACGCAGCGGGCCGCCGTCGTCCACCACCACCTGGCCGGGCTGCCGTACGCGCAGGTCGCCGAGATTCTCGGCAACAGCACCGACGCGGCCCGCCGGGCCGCCGCCGACGGCATCGCCCGGCTACGCCGCACCTACCCGACCCCCGATCCGGAAGGAGCCCCCCGATGA
- a CDS encoding methylated-DNA--[protein]-cysteine S-methyltransferase encodes MDTVHTVVDSPVGPLTLVRSPDGLCGLYMHEQRHLPDPERFGPRHSDGFGDVTRQLAEYFAGDRTEFTVPLAPVGTEFQQRVWAALRTIEYGDTWTYLQLAEQLGNPAAIRAVAAANGRNPIGIVVPCHRVIGSDGSLTGYAGGLDRKRFLLDLEGAAGVQDGLF; translated from the coding sequence GTGGATACCGTGCACACCGTCGTCGACTCCCCGGTCGGACCGTTGACTCTGGTCCGCAGCCCCGACGGCCTGTGCGGGCTGTACATGCACGAGCAACGGCACCTGCCGGATCCGGAGCGGTTCGGGCCGCGTCACAGCGACGGTTTCGGCGACGTGACGAGGCAGTTGGCCGAGTACTTCGCCGGTGACCGCACCGAGTTCACGGTGCCCCTCGCCCCCGTGGGAACCGAGTTCCAGCAGCGGGTGTGGGCGGCGCTGCGCACCATCGAGTACGGTGACACCTGGACGTATCTGCAGCTCGCGGAGCAGCTGGGCAATCCGGCCGCGATCCGGGCCGTCGCCGCCGCCAACGGGCGCAACCCGATCGGCATCGTCGTCCCCTGTCATCGCGTGATCGGCAGCGACGGATCCCTCACCGGGTACGCGGGCGGTCTCGACCGGAAACGGTTCCTGCTCGACCTGGAGGGCGCTGCGGGAGTCCAGGATGGACTGTTCTGA
- a CDS encoding Lrp/AsnC family transcriptional regulator, with protein sequence MDRQGHRLDGLDVDLIARLRRDPRIGVLELARRAGVARATAAARLRRLEEAGIVTGYGPDIDLRAAGFPVQAFVTLEIAQGSLAQLTRELEAIPEVVEAWATTGAGDVLCRVAAASHDDLQALLIDLHHSSTVARSVSVVVLSQVVSYRSVPLLAKAVRP encoded by the coding sequence ATGGACCGGCAGGGGCACCGGCTCGACGGCCTCGACGTCGACCTGATCGCCCGGCTGCGCCGGGACCCACGCATCGGGGTGCTCGAACTCGCGCGCCGGGCCGGGGTCGCCCGGGCCACCGCGGCGGCCCGGCTGCGCCGTCTCGAGGAGGCCGGGATCGTCACCGGTTACGGACCCGACATCGACCTGCGGGCGGCCGGTTTCCCGGTGCAGGCGTTCGTGACACTGGAGATCGCACAGGGGTCGCTCGCCCAGCTCACCAGGGAACTCGAGGCGATCCCGGAGGTGGTCGAGGCGTGGGCCACCACCGGGGCCGGGGACGTACTGTGCCGGGTCGCGGCCGCCTCCCACGACGACCTGCAGGCCCTGCTCATCGACCTGCACCATTCGTCGACGGTCGCCCGGTCGGTGTCCGTCGTCGTGCTGTCCCAGGTGGTTTCGTACCGGTCGGTGCCGTTACTGGCCAAGGCCGTCCGTCCGTGA
- a CDS encoding universal stress protein, whose amino-acid sequence MASANESRPVIVGVDGSEASTHAVQWAAAEAHARKVPLKLVHVIDTENDFPFVADDLEEEEAFGRDVLKAAREAATIEDYTIDIEVELLRGRVNRAFVDLSEHASLLVVGSVGTGFFARMLLGSTALSLAHHAHCTVAVVRGADGSPVPPSSGPVVAGVDHSDSADIVVGAAMQEAAIRHTDVTAVHARRRRGSQEADEEARARIDRLIATWGAKFPSVQVETVLAEAGPTKHLVALSSGARAMVVGNRGRGGFESALLGSTCQSLLYHAQCPVIVARTRVTT is encoded by the coding sequence ATGGCATCAGCGAACGAGTCCCGGCCGGTGATCGTGGGGGTGGACGGGTCCGAGGCGTCCACGCACGCCGTGCAGTGGGCGGCCGCAGAGGCCCATGCCCGCAAGGTGCCGCTGAAACTGGTACACGTCATCGACACCGAGAACGACTTCCCTTTCGTCGCAGACGATCTCGAGGAAGAGGAAGCGTTCGGGCGAGACGTGCTGAAGGCTGCCCGTGAGGCCGCGACGATCGAGGACTACACGATCGACATCGAGGTGGAACTGCTTCGGGGACGGGTGAATCGGGCATTCGTCGATCTGTCCGAGCATGCGAGCCTGCTCGTCGTCGGCTCGGTGGGCACCGGTTTCTTCGCCCGCATGCTCCTCGGGTCGACGGCCCTGTCCCTGGCTCACCACGCCCACTGCACGGTCGCGGTCGTGCGCGGTGCGGACGGCAGTCCCGTTCCGCCGTCGTCCGGGCCCGTCGTCGCCGGAGTGGATCATTCGGACAGCGCCGACATCGTGGTGGGTGCCGCGATGCAGGAGGCGGCGATCCGGCACACGGATGTGACGGCCGTCCACGCGCGGCGGCGTCGCGGCAGCCAGGAGGCCGACGAGGAGGCTCGTGCCCGGATCGACCGGTTGATCGCGACGTGGGGGGCGAAGTTCCCGTCGGTGCAGGTGGAGACGGTGCTCGCGGAGGCCGGCCCGACGAAGCATCTCGTCGCGCTCAGCTCCGGTGCCCGCGCGATGGTCGTCGGGAACCGGGGCCGAGGCGGTTTCGAGAGCGCGTTGCTGGGGTCGACGTGCCAGTCGCTGCTGTACCACGCGCAATGCCCCGTCATCGTGGCCCGCACGCGCGTCACGACCTGA